In one Arenibacter antarcticus genomic region, the following are encoded:
- the rpsA gene encoding 30S ribosomal protein S1 yields the protein MAEDKTTAEVEETTDATQETKVETPAQDPKEFLENFDWDKYEQGIERVDESKLKEFEEMVAENFVDTADAEVVQGTVVYLTEREAIIDINAKSEGVISLNEFRYNPDLKVGDKVEVLIDIREDKSGQLVLSHRKARTIMAWDRVNAAHDNEEIVSGFVKCRTKGGMIVDVFGIEAFLPGSQIDVKPIRDYDQYVNKTMEFKVVKINHEFKNVVVSHKALIEADIEEQKKEIISQLEKGQVLEGVVKNITSYGVFIDLGGVDGLVHITDLSWSRINHPNEVVELDQKLNVVILDFDENKSRIQLGLKQLEKHPWDALSEDIKIGDQVKGKVVVIADYGAFIEVAEGVEGLIHVSEMSWSTHLRSAQDFVKVGDVVDAVVLTLDREDRKMSLGIKQLTPDPWTDITTKYPAASKHKGIVRNFTNFGVFVELEEGIDGLIYISDLSWTKKIKHPSEFVTVGDTLEVEVLELDVEGRKLSLGHKQTTDNPWDKYETEFALGTVHKGAIAEIVDKGATIEFNEDIVAFVPTRHLEKEDGKKLVKGEEAEFKIIEFNKEFKRVVASHTAIFREEEQRIVKAAVKKAATSVDEAKPTLGDANEALQALKDKMEANDKKNK from the coding sequence ATGGCTGAAGACAAAACAACGGCAGAGGTAGAAGAAACTACCGACGCTACCCAAGAAACAAAAGTAGAAACTCCTGCTCAAGATCCGAAAGAATTTTTGGAAAACTTTGACTGGGACAAGTATGAACAAGGTATTGAGCGCGTTGACGAATCCAAGTTAAAGGAATTCGAAGAAATGGTAGCTGAGAACTTTGTGGATACTGCAGACGCAGAAGTGGTACAAGGAACAGTAGTATACCTTACCGAACGTGAGGCTATTATTGATATCAATGCCAAATCTGAAGGAGTAATATCACTGAATGAATTCCGTTACAATCCCGATTTAAAGGTTGGTGATAAAGTAGAGGTGTTGATCGATATCCGTGAGGATAAAAGTGGACAATTGGTACTTTCCCATAGAAAAGCCAGGACAATCATGGCGTGGGATAGGGTTAATGCTGCTCATGACAACGAGGAAATCGTTAGTGGTTTTGTAAAATGCAGAACCAAAGGTGGTATGATCGTAGATGTTTTTGGAATTGAGGCATTCTTGCCAGGTTCTCAAATAGATGTTAAGCCGATTCGTGATTACGATCAGTATGTAAACAAAACTATGGAATTTAAGGTGGTTAAGATTAACCACGAATTTAAAAACGTAGTTGTTTCGCATAAAGCGTTGATCGAGGCTGATATTGAAGAGCAGAAAAAAGAGATCATCAGTCAATTAGAAAAAGGACAAGTGTTGGAAGGTGTTGTTAAAAACATTACTTCTTACGGTGTATTTATTGACCTTGGTGGTGTTGATGGATTGGTACATATTACCGATCTTTCTTGGAGCAGGATCAACCATCCAAATGAAGTGGTTGAACTTGATCAGAAATTAAACGTTGTAATTCTTGACTTCGATGAGAACAAGTCTAGAATTCAATTAGGTCTTAAGCAATTGGAGAAACATCCATGGGATGCCTTGAGCGAAGACATTAAAATTGGTGACCAAGTTAAAGGTAAAGTAGTTGTTATTGCAGACTACGGTGCATTTATCGAAGTTGCTGAAGGTGTTGAAGGATTGATTCACGTTTCTGAAATGTCTTGGTCTACGCATTTGCGTTCGGCTCAGGATTTCGTAAAAGTAGGGGATGTAGTAGATGCAGTAGTATTAACTTTGGATAGGGAAGATCGTAAGATGTCTCTTGGTATCAAGCAATTGACGCCAGACCCATGGACTGATATCACTACCAAATATCCTGCTGCTTCTAAGCACAAAGGAATTGTACGTAACTTCACCAACTTTGGTGTATTTGTAGAATTGGAAGAAGGAATAGACGGATTGATCTATATCTCTGACCTTTCTTGGACCAAGAAAATTAAGCACCCATCAGAGTTTGTAACCGTTGGTGATACTTTGGAAGTGGAAGTTTTGGAATTGGATGTTGAAGGACGTAAATTAAGTTTAGGTCACAAACAGACTACCGATAATCCTTGGGATAAATACGAAACCGAGTTCGCTCTAGGTACAGTTCATAAAGGAGCTATTGCCGAAATAGTAGACAAAGGTGCTACTATTGAGTTTAATGAGGATATCGTTGCCTTCGTACCTACTCGTCATTTAGAAAAAGAAGATGGCAAGAAATTGGTAAAAGGTGAGGAAGCTGAATTTAAGATCATTGAGTTCAATAAAGAATTCAAAAGAGTGGTTGCAAGTCATACCGCTATCTTTAGAGAAGAAGAGCAGCGTATTGTTAAGGCTGCAGTTAAGAAAGCTGCAACATCTGTAGACGAGGCGAAACCTACTTTAGGTGATGCTAACGAAGCTTTGCAAGCGTTGAAAGATAAAATGGAAGCTAACGACAAGAAAAATAAGTAA
- the pyrR gene encoding bifunctional pyr operon transcriptional regulator/uracil phosphoribosyltransferase PyrR, which yields MSQKVLLSSKEINIILHRLACQLLENHLNFKDTVLIGIQPRGIFLAVRLAKILKEEYGVGPIDLGFLDITFYRDDFRRGDKPLEANKTKIDFPIEDKNVVFIDDVLYTGRSIRAALTAIQSFGRPKEIELLTLIDRRFSRHLPIQPNYRGRQVDAINGEKVKVMWKENDGEDVIYLVKT from the coding sequence ATGAGTCAAAAAGTATTACTTTCTTCAAAAGAAATAAATATTATCCTACATCGTTTGGCTTGTCAATTGTTAGAAAATCACCTGAACTTTAAGGATACGGTTCTTATTGGAATACAGCCAAGAGGGATATTTTTGGCGGTCCGCTTAGCCAAGATCTTAAAGGAAGAATACGGAGTGGGACCAATTGATCTAGGCTTCTTGGATATCACCTTCTACAGGGACGATTTTAGACGTGGCGATAAGCCGTTGGAAGCTAACAAGACCAAAATAGACTTCCCTATAGAAGACAAGAATGTGGTGTTTATAGATGATGTACTCTATACAGGGCGCAGCATCAGGGCCGCATTAACGGCCATACAATCCTTTGGAAGACCTAAAGAAATTGAATTGCTGACATTGATCGACCGACGCTTTAGTAGGCATTTGCCTATTCAGCCAAATTATAGGGGTCGCCAAGTAGATGCCATAAATGGGGAAAAAGTGAAAGTAATGTGGAAGGAGAATGACGGGGAAGATGTTATATATTTAGTAAAGACATAA
- a CDS encoding aspartate carbamoyltransferase catalytic subunit gives MSELSVNHLLGIKYLKETDIQLIFETADHFKEVLSRSIKKVPSLRDITIANIFFENSTRTRLSFELAEKRLSADVVNFSSGQSSVKKGETLIDTVNNILSMKVDMVVMRHPNPGAGIFLSNHVKAAIVNAGDGAHEHPTQALLDSFSIRERLGDVSGKNVLIVGDILHSRVALSNIFALKLQGANVKVCGPKTLIPKHIESLGVGVESNLRKALNWCDVANMLRIQNERLDISYFPTTREYTQQYGVNKALLNSLDKEIVIMHPGPINRGVEITSDVADSKQSIILNQVENGVAIRMAVIYLLASKIK, from the coding sequence ATGAGTGAATTGAGTGTAAATCACTTGTTGGGGATAAAGTATCTGAAAGAAACGGATATTCAGCTCATTTTTGAAACTGCAGATCATTTTAAGGAAGTTTTAAGCCGATCTATAAAAAAGGTTCCTTCGCTTCGCGATATTACCATCGCTAATATCTTTTTTGAGAACAGTACAAGGACAAGACTTTCCTTTGAATTGGCGGAAAAGCGACTCTCTGCGGATGTGGTGAATTTCTCTTCTGGACAATCCTCAGTAAAGAAAGGCGAAACCTTGATCGATACCGTTAATAATATCCTATCCATGAAGGTAGATATGGTAGTGATGCGACATCCCAATCCTGGGGCTGGAATATTTTTATCCAATCACGTTAAAGCGGCAATCGTCAATGCTGGCGATGGCGCCCATGAACATCCAACACAAGCTTTGTTAGACTCCTTTTCCATAAGGGAGCGGCTGGGGGACGTAAGTGGTAAAAATGTACTGATCGTGGGTGATATTCTTCATTCTAGAGTAGCATTATCCAATATATTCGCCCTAAAATTGCAAGGTGCCAATGTTAAAGTATGTGGGCCTAAGACATTAATTCCCAAGCATATAGAGTCCCTTGGAGTGGGTGTCGAATCCAATTTACGCAAGGCCTTAAATTGGTGCGATGTTGCCAATATGTTGCGCATACAGAACGAACGTCTAGATATCAGTTACTTCCCTACAACTAGGGAGTATACCCAACAATATGGGGTAAACAAAGCGCTCTTAAACAGCTTGGACAAGGAAATCGTGATAATGCACCCAGGCCCTATTAATCGTGGTGTGGAGATTACCAGTGATGTAGCCGATTCCAAACAATCCATTATCCTAAATCAGGTGGAGAATGGGGTAGCCATTAGAATGGCAGTAATTTATTTATTAGCTTCAAAAATTAAATAA
- a CDS encoding ribonuclease Z, producing the protein MILDKEGNVTIVLQENISLVAFIANLKEVYPKIKNDHIILNLFTFKKLTSGDVLEFLDLADTHKKSNKSFILVTDKVAYDEVPERICIVPTIQEAKDIIEMEEIERELEL; encoded by the coding sequence ATGATTTTAGATAAAGAAGGAAACGTAACTATTGTGCTACAGGAAAATATATCCTTAGTTGCATTTATAGCTAACTTAAAGGAAGTCTATCCCAAAATTAAGAACGATCATATTATTCTAAACCTCTTTACCTTCAAAAAACTTACTTCTGGCGATGTGCTGGAGTTTCTGGATTTGGCGGACACCCATAAAAAATCAAATAAATCATTTATTTTGGTAACTGATAAAGTGGCTTATGATGAGGTCCCTGAACGTATCTGCATAGTTCCAACAATTCAAGAAGCTAAAGATATTATAGAAATGGAGGAAATAGAGCGGGAATTGGAACTGTAG
- a CDS encoding ribonuclease Z gives MKLTILGCYAATPRSLNNPTSQVLEIKSNLFLIDCGEGTQVQLRKQKIKFSRISHIFISHLHGDHFFGLPGLISTFRLLGRKTELHVYGPKGIKEAITLFLKLGDSWTNYPLLFHELDSMESEVIFQDDNVRVSTIPLEHRIYTNGFLFEEQIGERKLDVAAVAKYGVDKCYFQNIKSGKDVVLDNGQNIDNRLLSFDPPPPQSYAFCSDTQYTEQIIPLISEVDVLYHEATFLESERALAPKTKHSTAKEAATIAKKAKVGKLILGHYSTRYGSIDLFKEEAETIFPNVELADDGKGFEF, from the coding sequence ATGAAATTAACCATTTTGGGTTGTTATGCGGCTACGCCAAGATCATTGAACAATCCGACTTCTCAGGTACTTGAGATAAAAAGCAATTTGTTTTTGATCGATTGTGGAGAAGGTACCCAGGTACAATTGAGAAAACAAAAAATTAAATTCTCTAGAATTAGCCATATTTTTATATCCCACTTGCACGGAGACCATTTTTTTGGCCTGCCAGGACTTATATCTACCTTTCGGTTGTTAGGCCGTAAAACAGAACTTCATGTTTATGGTCCTAAGGGAATAAAAGAGGCAATCACCTTATTTCTGAAATTGGGAGATTCTTGGACCAATTATCCCCTCTTGTTTCACGAACTGGACTCCATGGAGTCGGAGGTTATTTTCCAGGATGATAATGTTCGGGTTAGTACCATTCCTTTAGAGCATAGGATTTATACTAATGGTTTTTTGTTTGAGGAGCAAATAGGGGAACGTAAATTAGATGTTGCCGCCGTTGCTAAATATGGTGTGGATAAATGTTATTTTCAAAATATTAAGAGTGGTAAGGATGTGGTATTGGACAATGGTCAGAACATTGATAACCGTTTGCTTAGTTTTGATCCACCTCCGCCACAAAGCTATGCCTTTTGTAGTGATACCCAATATACAGAACAAATTATCCCTTTGATTAGTGAGGTAGATGTGCTGTACCACGAAGCCACATTTTTGGAATCGGAAAGGGCCTTGGCGCCAAAGACAAAACATTCAACGGCTAAAGAGGCAGCTACCATCGCAAAAAAAGCCAAGGTTGGAAAGCTGATTTTAGGACATTATTCTACCCGGTACGGATCTATCGACCTATTTAAGGAGGAGGCCGAAACAATCTTTCCGAATGTAGAATTGGCGGATGATGGCAAAGGGTTCGAGTTTTGA
- the pdxH gene encoding pyridoxamine 5'-phosphate oxidase — translation MQQDLGSYRKSYEKSELTEASISKNPMELFQKWFYEVEASEGVDEPNAMTVSTIGMDGYPKSRVVLLKKYTFEGFIFYTNYESEKGRAIMSNPKVCVSFFWPIMERQVIIKGNAEKIAENLSDGYFESRPDGSKLGAIVSPQSEVIPNREYLESKLKNLEKDYAAKEIERPGYWGGFIVKPVSMEFWQGRPNRLHDRIRYTMQADYDWNMERLAP, via the coding sequence ATGCAACAAGATTTAGGCAGTTATAGAAAATCCTACGAAAAAAGCGAGCTTACAGAAGCCAGTATTTCTAAAAATCCCATGGAACTATTCCAAAAGTGGTTTTATGAGGTGGAGGCCAGTGAAGGGGTAGATGAGCCTAATGCTATGACCGTTTCTACCATTGGTATGGATGGATATCCAAAAAGTAGGGTAGTGTTATTGAAAAAATATACTTTTGAGGGATTTATTTTCTATACGAACTATGAAAGCGAAAAAGGCAGGGCAATAATGTCAAATCCTAAGGTATGTGTGTCTTTTTTTTGGCCAATCATGGAAAGACAGGTGATAATTAAGGGGAATGCTGAAAAGATTGCCGAAAATTTATCCGATGGATATTTTGAATCAAGGCCTGATGGGAGTAAATTGGGAGCCATTGTATCTCCCCAAAGTGAAGTAATTCCCAATAGAGAATATTTGGAATCCAAATTAAAAAATTTGGAAAAAGACTATGCAGCCAAGGAAATTGAACGACCCGGCTATTGGGGCGGCTTTATTGTAAAGCCAGTTTCTATGGAGTTTTGGCAGGGTAGACCAAATCGGTTGCACGACAGGATACGCTATACCATGCAAGCCGATTACGATTGGAATATGGAGCGACTGGCACCTTAG
- a CDS encoding histidine phosphatase family protein: MKTIILVRHGKSSWDYSVSDRDRPLKERGIIDAAKVAKGFLKNNIRIDAAYSSPANRAMHTAIIFLRTISFPLEKFTLSNTLYDFTGDEVYMFIKSLDNSEDTVLLFGHNEAFTHIANSLGNVYIDNVPTSGLVELKFDTNDWKTVVKGTTGRTLFPKLLKE, translated from the coding sequence ATGAAAACGATAATCTTGGTACGGCACGGAAAATCTTCTTGGGACTATAGTGTTTCGGATAGGGACAGACCGCTAAAGGAAAGAGGGATAATTGATGCTGCTAAAGTGGCAAAGGGATTTCTAAAGAACAATATAAGAATAGATGCAGCCTATTCAAGTCCTGCTAATAGGGCAATGCATACGGCCATTATATTTTTAAGGACAATTAGTTTTCCATTAGAAAAATTTACCCTGTCCAATACCTTGTACGATTTCACAGGGGATGAGGTATATATGTTTATCAAATCCTTGGACAATTCTGAAGATACTGTATTGCTTTTTGGCCATAACGAGGCCTTTACCCACATAGCCAATTCTTTGGGAAACGTGTATATTGACAACGTTCCCACAAGCGGATTGGTGGAATTAAAATTTGACACTAACGACTGGAAAACCGTTGTAAAAGGAACAACAGGGCGAACGCTATTTCCAAAATTATTAAAAGAATGA
- the ppk1 gene encoding polyphosphate kinase 1: MIKTKNQYINREISWLSFNERVLQESADINVPLIERLRFLGIFSNNLDEFFKVRYATVKRIVDAGKTGKSVLGGERAKDLLEEITEIVIKQQTQSLEILGDIEKELETKDIFLINESEITEHQACFIKNYFIEKVSPVLMTIILNDMIGFPMLKDTAAYLAVKMILKNQPGCTSQAKKNRYALIEIPKGIDRFVVLPKEGEKSYIIILDDLIRYCLGSIFNMFDYESISAHMIKITRDAELDMDNDLSKSFIEKISSSVEHRKISDPVRFVYDKQIGSDTLNFLKEKMDIEDTDSVIPGGRYHNRRDYMSFPSLGRKDLMYKRITPLLVKGISMEGSLFERIAEKDFLQYTPYQTFSYIIKFLREAALDPKVKNIKITVYRLANNSQVAASLINAVKNGKHVTVQIELQARFDEQANIEYAEQLQAEGVKLIFGVRGLKVHSKICVVEREDKGHIKRYGFVSTGNFSESTARIYTDYTLFTAHEGILKELNKVFDFFETTYKINKYKHLIVSPHYTKNVFKKLIDKEIQNAKVGKEAYIKIKMNSFTSYKMVDKLYEASRAGVKIQLVIRGICCLIPGVKGMSENIEAISVVDKFLEHPRVFIFGNDGHPKVYISSADWMTRNLDYRVEVGVPIYDMDVKQEILDTFEISWQDNVKARVFSEKHDNAYRKNDNTKVRSQFATYDYYLNKLND, from the coding sequence ATGATCAAAACTAAAAATCAATATATTAACCGTGAAATTAGCTGGTTAAGTTTTAATGAAAGAGTTTTACAAGAGAGTGCTGATATAAATGTTCCCCTCATAGAGCGACTCCGTTTTTTAGGTATATTTTCAAATAATCTGGATGAGTTTTTCAAGGTTAGATATGCTACTGTTAAACGGATCGTGGATGCTGGAAAAACCGGAAAAAGTGTTTTGGGTGGGGAAAGAGCAAAAGATCTCCTAGAAGAAATCACCGAAATTGTCATTAAACAACAGACCCAAAGTCTTGAGATATTAGGGGATATAGAAAAGGAATTGGAAACCAAGGATATTTTTTTGATCAATGAGTCTGAAATCACTGAACATCAGGCCTGTTTTATCAAGAATTATTTTATTGAAAAGGTAAGTCCCGTCCTAATGACCATCATTTTAAATGATATGATCGGCTTTCCTATGCTAAAGGATACAGCAGCCTATTTGGCAGTTAAAATGATACTTAAAAACCAACCGGGTTGTACAAGCCAGGCAAAGAAGAATCGCTATGCTTTAATCGAGATCCCAAAAGGAATAGATCGCTTTGTGGTTTTGCCTAAAGAAGGCGAAAAAAGTTATATCATTATTCTAGACGATCTTATTAGATACTGCCTAGGTAGTATTTTTAATATGTTCGACTACGAATCCATTTCTGCCCATATGATCAAAATCACTAGGGATGCCGAATTGGATATGGATAATGACCTGAGTAAAAGCTTTATTGAGAAGATTTCCTCTAGTGTGGAGCACCGTAAAATCAGTGATCCCGTCCGGTTTGTATACGATAAGCAAATTGGTAGTGACACCCTAAATTTCCTAAAGGAAAAAATGGATATTGAGGACACGGATAGCGTGATCCCAGGAGGGAGGTATCACAATAGAAGGGATTATATGAGTTTTCCTAGTTTGGGAAGAAAGGATTTGATGTACAAGCGTATCACTCCCTTGCTAGTGAAAGGAATTTCTATGGAAGGAAGCCTTTTTGAAAGGATTGCAGAAAAGGACTTTTTGCAATATACCCCTTACCAAACCTTTTCCTATATCATTAAATTTCTAAGGGAAGCAGCCCTAGATCCAAAAGTAAAGAATATTAAGATTACCGTTTACAGATTGGCCAATAACTCCCAAGTAGCGGCATCTTTGATCAATGCTGTTAAGAATGGAAAACATGTTACGGTACAAATAGAATTGCAGGCCAGATTTGACGAACAGGCCAATATTGAATATGCTGAGCAATTACAGGCAGAAGGCGTAAAATTAATTTTTGGGGTTCGCGGACTAAAAGTGCATAGTAAAATCTGTGTGGTGGAGCGGGAAGATAAAGGCCATATTAAGCGATATGGATTTGTCAGTACCGGGAATTTTAGTGAATCTACGGCTCGGATCTATACCGATTACACCTTATTTACAGCCCATGAGGGAATTTTGAAGGAGTTGAACAAGGTTTTCGATTTTTTTGAAACTACTTATAAGATCAATAAATACAAGCACCTTATAGTATCGCCGCACTATACCAAAAATGTTTTCAAAAAACTGATCGATAAGGAAATTCAAAACGCAAAGGTGGGAAAAGAAGCGTATATCAAAATAAAAATGAACAGTTTCACTTCCTATAAAATGGTAGATAAACTGTACGAGGCAAGTAGGGCAGGAGTGAAAATTCAGCTTGTTATCCGTGGAATATGTTGTTTGATACCTGGGGTAAAGGGAATGAGCGAAAACATTGAAGCCATAAGCGTGGTCGATAAATTTTTAGAACATCCAAGGGTGTTTATATTTGGGAATGATGGCCATCCTAAAGTCTATATTTCCTCAGCGGATTGGATGACTAGAAACTTGGATTACCGAGTGGAAGTTGGGGTCCCTATATACGATATGGACGTTAAGCAAGAGATATTGGATACCTTTGAAATTTCTTGGCAAGACAATGTTAAGGCACGCGTTTTTTCAGAAAAGCATGACAATGCCTATAGAAAAAATGATAACACCAAGGTAAGATCACAATTTGCCACATATGATTATTACCTAAATAAATTAAACGATTAA
- a CDS encoding Ppx/GppA phosphatase family protein: MKVRKYAAIDIGSNAIRLLTHNVIEEKDKETLFRKSALVRLPVRLGEDVFGKGRISERNEDRLINALKAFQLLMEVHGVEKYMACATSAMREADNGAEVIQRIEDATGIKIQIIDGEKEASIIASTDLKNLIRKEETYLYVDVGGGSTEFTIFSEGKIILSESFKIGTVRLLNDLVHEDLWKELENWLKKNVKGLPNLSIIGSGGNINKLHKMSGRKEGEPLSYIWLKAQYHFLTSLTFEERVSELGLNPDRADVIIPATQIFVSSAKWIGAKKIHVPKIGLSDGIIKTLYYAEK, from the coding sequence TTGAAAGTACGTAAATATGCAGCCATTGATATTGGATCTAATGCAATACGCTTGCTGACCCATAACGTTATTGAAGAGAAGGATAAGGAAACACTCTTTAGAAAAAGTGCGCTGGTAAGGTTACCTGTTAGGTTGGGAGAAGATGTTTTTGGTAAAGGACGTATTTCTGAGCGAAATGAAGACCGACTTATAAATGCCTTAAAGGCGTTCCAATTATTGATGGAGGTTCATGGGGTAGAAAAGTACATGGCCTGTGCTACTTCTGCAATGCGTGAAGCAGATAATGGTGCAGAAGTAATACAGCGTATTGAAGACGCAACAGGTATTAAGATTCAGATTATAGATGGGGAAAAAGAGGCCTCTATTATAGCCTCCACAGACTTGAAGAATTTAATTCGGAAAGAGGAGACTTACCTATATGTAGATGTTGGTGGTGGAAGTACTGAATTTACTATTTTCTCCGAAGGCAAAATAATACTTTCGGAATCCTTTAAGATCGGAACTGTTAGGCTACTAAATGATTTGGTGCATGAGGATTTGTGGAAAGAATTGGAGAATTGGTTGAAGAAAAACGTTAAGGGATTGCCCAATTTGTCCATTATTGGTTCTGGAGGAAACATTAATAAATTACATAAAATGTCTGGTAGAAAGGAAGGGGAGCCCCTGTCCTATATTTGGTTAAAGGCACAATATCATTTTCTGACCAGTCTAACTTTTGAGGAACGGGTCTCTGAATTGGGGCTAAATCCAGATAGAGCGGATGTAATAATTCCTGCGACACAAATTTTTGTTTCTTCTGCCAAGTGGATTGGAGCCAAAAAAATTCATGTTCCAAAAATAGGGCTGTCCGATGGAATTATAAAAACCCTATACTACGCCGAAAAGTAA
- a CDS encoding tRNA-(ms[2]io[6]A)-hydroxylase, with translation MLGLKLPTDPRWVNIVEKNIDEILTDHAYCEQKAASTAISLIVGFPEYTELIQEMIALSREEMGHFKMVHDRILARGNTLGRDRKDDYVLALIKFFPKGGSRTTQLVHRLLYAALIEARSCERFRLLSEQLEDRELAEFYHKLMISEAGHYTMFLKFARQYGDRKEVDQKWEELLTYEAGIMKDLGNKETVHG, from the coding sequence ATGCTAGGTTTAAAATTACCAACGGACCCACGATGGGTGAATATTGTCGAAAAAAATATAGACGAAATATTAACGGACCATGCCTACTGTGAACAAAAAGCAGCCAGCACGGCCATTTCATTAATTGTAGGTTTCCCAGAATACACCGAACTCATCCAAGAAATGATTGCGCTTTCGCGGGAGGAAATGGGACATTTCAAAATGGTACACGACCGCATTCTGGCACGAGGTAATACCCTGGGAAGGGATAGAAAGGACGACTATGTACTTGCATTGATTAAATTTTTCCCAAAAGGAGGTAGCAGAACCACCCAGTTGGTACACAGATTGCTTTATGCGGCATTAATTGAGGCTAGAAGCTGCGAACGATTTCGATTACTATCAGAACAACTGGAAGATAGGGAGCTAGCAGAATTTTATCACAAATTAATGATAAGTGAAGCGGGACATTACACCATGTTCTTGAAATTTGCAAGGCAATATGGCGATCGTAAGGAAGTAGACCAAAAGTGGGAAGAACTACTTACCTATGAAGCCGGTATAATGAAGGATTTGGGGAATAAGGAAACCGTACACGGATAA
- a CDS encoding EboA domain-containing protein, with amino-acid sequence MLFKKVSEHFLTILENNTQEIEMEWLLSKLEKITIEESTKDLYLTYSLIPSKIKSTKNISIEIPNNELKEYLELQHASIQQIARIYLLVRVLEENANYFTIKVANIIQVADTSELETFLKFLVLLPNPSEFKHQAVEALRTNIATVFNAITMHNPYPALYFNDQQWNQMYLKAVFMQQDLSGILSIDERANKDLSRIISDYAHERWAASREIDPYFWRPTAGFIEEGLLLDMGRLLNSENILERKAASLCCYTSKSEQAKNLLAKHPEFMNEIASGTLGWESLAE; translated from the coding sequence ATGTTGTTTAAAAAAGTTAGTGAACATTTCTTGACCATATTGGAAAACAATACGCAAGAGATTGAAATGGAATGGCTGTTGTCAAAATTGGAAAAAATCACTATTGAGGAGTCTACCAAAGACTTGTATTTGACCTATAGTTTAATTCCTTCAAAGATTAAATCGACCAAAAACATATCAATAGAAATTCCGAATAATGAACTTAAAGAGTATTTGGAATTACAACATGCCAGTATTCAGCAAATAGCAAGGATATATCTACTTGTGCGCGTGCTGGAGGAAAATGCTAATTACTTTACCATCAAAGTTGCCAACATTATCCAAGTCGCTGATACCAGCGAATTGGAAACGTTTTTAAAGTTTTTAGTGCTTTTACCCAATCCTTCGGAATTTAAACATCAGGCAGTTGAAGCTTTAAGAACCAATATTGCAACGGTATTTAATGCCATAACCATGCATAATCCGTATCCGGCCTTGTATTTTAATGATCAACAATGGAATCAGATGTATTTAAAGGCAGTATTCATGCAACAGGATCTGTCGGGTATCTTATCGATAGACGAAAGAGCCAATAAAGATTTGTCAAGAATTATTTCAGATTATGCCCATGAACGTTGGGCTGCATCCAGAGAAATAGATCCCTACTTTTGGCGACCTACTGCCGGGTTCATAGAGGAAGGACTACTTCTGGATATGGGAAGATTGCTCAATAGCGAGAATATATTGGAGAGAAAGGCAGCTTCTCTTTGCTGTTATACCTCTAAATCCGAACAGGCCAAAAACCTATTGGCCAAACATCCCGAATTTATGAACGAAATAGCATCCGGGACATTAGGCTGGGAAAGCTTGGCGGAATAG